The Pan troglodytes isolate AG18354 chromosome 1, NHGRI_mPanTro3-v2.0_pri, whole genome shotgun sequence genome includes a region encoding these proteins:
- the CLCNKA gene encoding chloride channel protein ClC-Ka isoform X2, with protein MEELVGLREGSSGDPVTLQELWGPCPHIRRGIRGGLEWLKQKLFRLGEDWYFLMTLGVLMALVSYAMNFAIGHVVRAHQWLYGEIGDSHLLRYLSWTVYPVALISFSSGFSQSITPSSGGSGIPELKTMLAGVILEDYLDIKNFGAKVVGLSCTLATGSTLFLGKVGPFVHLSVMIAAYLGRVRTTTIGEPENKSKQNEMLVAAAAVGVATVFAAPFSGVLFSIEVMSSHFSVWDYWRGFFAATCGAFMFRLLAVFNSEQETITSLYKTSFRVDVPFDLPEIFFFVALGGICGILSCAYLFCQRTFLSFIRTNRFSSKLLATSKPVYSALATLLLASITYPPGVGHFLASRLSMKQHLDSLFDNHSWALMTQNSSPPWPEELDPQHLWWEWYHPQFTIFGTLAFFLVMKFWMLILATTIPMPAGYFMPIFILGAAIGRLLGEALAVAFPEGIVAGGVTNPIMPGGYALAGAAAFSGAVTHTISTALLAFELTGQIVHALPVLMAVLAANAIAQSCQPSFYDGTIIVKKLPYLPRILGRNIGSHHVRVEHFMNHSITTLAKDTPLEEVVKVVTSTDVAEYPLVESTESQILVGIVQRAQLVQALQAEPPSRAPGHQCLQDILARGCPAEPVTLTLFSETTLHQAQNLFKLLNLQSLFVTSRGRAVGCVSWVEMKKAISNLTNPPAPK; from the exons ATGGAGGAGTTGGTGGGGCTGCGTGAGGGCTCCTCAGGGGACCCTGTGACTCTGCAGGAGCTGTGGGGCCCCTGTCCCCACATCCGCCGAGGCATCCGAG GTGGCCTGGAGTGGCTAAAGCAGAAGCTGTTCCGCCTGGGTGAAGACTGGTACTTCCTGATGACCCTCGGGGTGCTCATGGCCCTGGTCAGCTATGCCATGAACTTTGCCATCGGGCATGTGGTCCGAG CACACCAGTGGCTGTACGGGGAGATTGGGGACAGCCACCTGCTCCGGTATCTTTCCTGGACTGTGTACCCTGTGGCCCTCATCTCTTTCTCCTCGGGCTTCTCCCAGAGCATCACGCCCTCCTCTGGAG GTTCTGGAATCCCGGAGCTGAAGACCATGTTGGCGGGTGTGATCTTGGAGGACTACCTGGATATCAAGAACTTTGGGGCCAAGGTGGTGGGCCTCTCCTGCACCCTGGCCACCGGCAGCACCCTGTTCCTGGGCAAAGTG GGCCCTTTCGTGCACCTGTCTGTAATGATCGCTGCCTACCTGGGCCGTGTGCGCACCACGACCATCGGGGAGCCTGAG AACAAGAGCAAGCAAAACGAAATGCTGGTGGCAGCGGCGGCAGTGGGCGTGGCCACAGTCTTCGCAGCTCCCTTCAGCG GCGTCCTGTTCAGCATCGAGGTCATGTCTTCCCACTTCTCTGTCTGGGATTACTGGAGGGGCTTCTTTGCGGCCACCTGCGGGGCCTTCATGTTCCGGCTCCTGGCGGTCTTCAACAGCGAGCAGG AGACCATCACCTCCCTCTACAAGACCAGTTTCCGGGTGGACGTTCCCTTCGACCTGCCTGAGATCTTCTTTTTTGTGGCGCTGGG TGGCATCTGCGGCATCCTGAGCTGTGCTTACCTCTTCTGTCAGCGAACCTTCCTCAGCTTCATCAGGACCAATCGGTTCAGCTCCAAACTGCTGGCTACTAG CAAGCCTGTGTACTCCGCTCTGGCCACCTTGCTTCTCGCCTCCATCACCTACCCGCCTGGTGTGGGCCACTTCCTAGCTTCTCGG CTGTCCATGAAGCAGCATCTGGACTCGCTGTTCGACAACCACTCCTGGGCGCTGATGACCCAGAACTCCAGCCCACCCTGGCCCGAGGAGCTCGACCCCCAGCACCTTTGGTGGGAATGGTACCACCCGCAGTTCACCATCTTTGGGACCCTTGCCTTCTTCCTAGTTATGAAG TTCTGGATGCTGATTCTGGCCACCACCATCCCCATGCCTGCCGGGTACTTCATGCCCATCTTTATCCTTG GAGCTGCCATCGGGCGCCTCTTGGGAGAGGCTCTTGCTGTCGCCTTCCCTGAGGGCATTGTGGCTGGAGGGGTTACCAATCCCATCATGCCTGGGGGGTATGCTCTCGCAG GGGCTGCGGCCTTCTCAGGGGCTGTGACCCACACCATCTCCACGGCGCTGCTGGCCTTTGAGCTGACCGGCCAGATAGTGCATGCACTGCCCGTGCTGATGGCGGTGCTGGCAGCCAACGCCATTGCACAGAGCTGCCAGCCCTCCTTCTATGATGGCACCATCATTGTCAAGAAGCTGCCATACCTGCCACGGATTCTGGGCCGCAACATCGG CTCCCACCATGTGAGGGTGGAGCACTTCATGAACCACAGCATCACCACACTGGCCAAGGACACGCCGCTGGAGGAGGTGGTCAAGGTTGTGACCTCCACAGACGTGGCCGAGTATCCCCTGGTGGAGAGCACAG AGTCCCAGATCCTGGTAGGCATCGTGCAGAGGGCCCAGCTGGTGCAGGCCCTCCAGGCTGAGCCTCCTTCCAGGGCTCCAGGACACCAG tGTCTCCAGGACATCTTGGCCAGGGGCTGCCCCGCGGAACCAGTGACCCTGACGCTATTCTCAGAGACCACCTTGCACCAG GCACAAAACCTCTTTAAGCTGTTGAACCTTCAGTCCCTCTTCGTGACATCGCGGGGCAGAGCTGTGGGCTGCGTGTCCTGGGTGGAG ATGAAGAAAGCAATTTCCAACCTGACAAATCCGCCAGCCCCAAAGTGA
- the CLCNKA gene encoding chloride channel protein ClC-Ka isoform X1, producing MEELVGLREGSSGDPVTLQELWGPCPHIRRGIRGGLEWLKQKLFRLGEDWYFLMTLGVLMALVSYAMNFAIGHVVRAHQWLYGEIGDSHLLRYLSWTVYPVALISFSSGFSQSITPSSGGSGIPELKTMLAGVILEDYLDIKNFGAKVVGLSCTLATGSTLFLGKVGPFVHLSVMIAAYLGRVRTTTIGEPENKSKQNEMLVAAAAVGVATVFAAPFSGVLFSIEVMSSHFSVWDYWRGFFAATCGAFMFRLLAVFNSEQETITSLYKTSFRVDVPFDLPEIFFFVALGGICGILSCAYLFCQRTFLSFIRTNRFSSKLLATSKPVYSALATLLLASITYPPGVGHFLASRLSMKQHLDSLFDNHSWALMTQNSSPPWPEELDPQHLWWEWYHPQFTIFGTLAFFLVMKFWMLILATTIPMPAGYFMPIFILGAAIGRLLGEALAVAFPEGIVAGGVTNPIMPGGYALAGAAAFSGAVTHTISTALLAFELTGQIVHALPVLMAVLAANAIAQSCQPSFYDGTIIVKKLPYLPRILGRNIGSHHVRVEHFMNHSITTLAKDTPLEEVVKVVTSTDVAEYPLVESTESQILVGIVQRAQLVQALQAEPPSRAPGHQQCLQDILARGCPAEPVTLTLFSETTLHQAQNLFKLLNLQSLFVTSRGRAVGCVSWVEMKKAISNLTNPPAPK from the exons ATGGAGGAGTTGGTGGGGCTGCGTGAGGGCTCCTCAGGGGACCCTGTGACTCTGCAGGAGCTGTGGGGCCCCTGTCCCCACATCCGCCGAGGCATCCGAG GTGGCCTGGAGTGGCTAAAGCAGAAGCTGTTCCGCCTGGGTGAAGACTGGTACTTCCTGATGACCCTCGGGGTGCTCATGGCCCTGGTCAGCTATGCCATGAACTTTGCCATCGGGCATGTGGTCCGAG CACACCAGTGGCTGTACGGGGAGATTGGGGACAGCCACCTGCTCCGGTATCTTTCCTGGACTGTGTACCCTGTGGCCCTCATCTCTTTCTCCTCGGGCTTCTCCCAGAGCATCACGCCCTCCTCTGGAG GTTCTGGAATCCCGGAGCTGAAGACCATGTTGGCGGGTGTGATCTTGGAGGACTACCTGGATATCAAGAACTTTGGGGCCAAGGTGGTGGGCCTCTCCTGCACCCTGGCCACCGGCAGCACCCTGTTCCTGGGCAAAGTG GGCCCTTTCGTGCACCTGTCTGTAATGATCGCTGCCTACCTGGGCCGTGTGCGCACCACGACCATCGGGGAGCCTGAG AACAAGAGCAAGCAAAACGAAATGCTGGTGGCAGCGGCGGCAGTGGGCGTGGCCACAGTCTTCGCAGCTCCCTTCAGCG GCGTCCTGTTCAGCATCGAGGTCATGTCTTCCCACTTCTCTGTCTGGGATTACTGGAGGGGCTTCTTTGCGGCCACCTGCGGGGCCTTCATGTTCCGGCTCCTGGCGGTCTTCAACAGCGAGCAGG AGACCATCACCTCCCTCTACAAGACCAGTTTCCGGGTGGACGTTCCCTTCGACCTGCCTGAGATCTTCTTTTTTGTGGCGCTGGG TGGCATCTGCGGCATCCTGAGCTGTGCTTACCTCTTCTGTCAGCGAACCTTCCTCAGCTTCATCAGGACCAATCGGTTCAGCTCCAAACTGCTGGCTACTAG CAAGCCTGTGTACTCCGCTCTGGCCACCTTGCTTCTCGCCTCCATCACCTACCCGCCTGGTGTGGGCCACTTCCTAGCTTCTCGG CTGTCCATGAAGCAGCATCTGGACTCGCTGTTCGACAACCACTCCTGGGCGCTGATGACCCAGAACTCCAGCCCACCCTGGCCCGAGGAGCTCGACCCCCAGCACCTTTGGTGGGAATGGTACCACCCGCAGTTCACCATCTTTGGGACCCTTGCCTTCTTCCTAGTTATGAAG TTCTGGATGCTGATTCTGGCCACCACCATCCCCATGCCTGCCGGGTACTTCATGCCCATCTTTATCCTTG GAGCTGCCATCGGGCGCCTCTTGGGAGAGGCTCTTGCTGTCGCCTTCCCTGAGGGCATTGTGGCTGGAGGGGTTACCAATCCCATCATGCCTGGGGGGTATGCTCTCGCAG GGGCTGCGGCCTTCTCAGGGGCTGTGACCCACACCATCTCCACGGCGCTGCTGGCCTTTGAGCTGACCGGCCAGATAGTGCATGCACTGCCCGTGCTGATGGCGGTGCTGGCAGCCAACGCCATTGCACAGAGCTGCCAGCCCTCCTTCTATGATGGCACCATCATTGTCAAGAAGCTGCCATACCTGCCACGGATTCTGGGCCGCAACATCGG CTCCCACCATGTGAGGGTGGAGCACTTCATGAACCACAGCATCACCACACTGGCCAAGGACACGCCGCTGGAGGAGGTGGTCAAGGTTGTGACCTCCACAGACGTGGCCGAGTATCCCCTGGTGGAGAGCACAG AGTCCCAGATCCTGGTAGGCATCGTGCAGAGGGCCCAGCTGGTGCAGGCCCTCCAGGCTGAGCCTCCTTCCAGGGCTCCAGGACACCAG cagtGTCTCCAGGACATCTTGGCCAGGGGCTGCCCCGCGGAACCAGTGACCCTGACGCTATTCTCAGAGACCACCTTGCACCAG GCACAAAACCTCTTTAAGCTGTTGAACCTTCAGTCCCTCTTCGTGACATCGCGGGGCAGAGCTGTGGGCTGCGTGTCCTGGGTGGAG ATGAAGAAAGCAATTTCCAACCTGACAAATCCGCCAGCCCCAAAGTGA
- the CLCNKA gene encoding chloride channel protein ClC-Ka isoform X3: protein MEELVGLREGSSGDPVTLQELWGPCPHIRRGIRGGLEWLKQKLFRLGEDWYFLMTLGVLMALVSYAMNFAIGHVVRAHQWLYGEIGDSHLLRYLSWTVYPVALISFSSGFSQSITPSSGGSGIPELKTMLAGVILEDYLDIKNFGAKVVGLSCTLATGSTLFLGKVGPFVHLSVMIAAYLGRVRTTTIGEPENKSKQNEMLVAAAAVGVATVFAAPFSGVLFSIEVMSSHFSVWDYWRGFFAATCGAFMFRLLAVFNSEQETITSLYKTSFRVDVPFDLPEIFFFVALGGICGILSCAYLFCQRTFLSFIRTNRFSSKLLATSKPVYSALATLLLASITYPPGVGHFLASRLSMKQHLDSLFDNHSWALMTQNSSPPWPEELDPQHLWWEWYHPQFTIFGTLAFFLVMKFWMLILATTIPMPAGYFMPIFILGAAIGRLLGEALAVAFPEGIVAGGVTNPIMPGGYALAGAAAFSGAVTHTISTALLAFELTGQIVHALPVLMAVLAANAIAQSCQPSFYDGTIIVKKLPYLPRILGRNIG from the exons ATGGAGGAGTTGGTGGGGCTGCGTGAGGGCTCCTCAGGGGACCCTGTGACTCTGCAGGAGCTGTGGGGCCCCTGTCCCCACATCCGCCGAGGCATCCGAG GTGGCCTGGAGTGGCTAAAGCAGAAGCTGTTCCGCCTGGGTGAAGACTGGTACTTCCTGATGACCCTCGGGGTGCTCATGGCCCTGGTCAGCTATGCCATGAACTTTGCCATCGGGCATGTGGTCCGAG CACACCAGTGGCTGTACGGGGAGATTGGGGACAGCCACCTGCTCCGGTATCTTTCCTGGACTGTGTACCCTGTGGCCCTCATCTCTTTCTCCTCGGGCTTCTCCCAGAGCATCACGCCCTCCTCTGGAG GTTCTGGAATCCCGGAGCTGAAGACCATGTTGGCGGGTGTGATCTTGGAGGACTACCTGGATATCAAGAACTTTGGGGCCAAGGTGGTGGGCCTCTCCTGCACCCTGGCCACCGGCAGCACCCTGTTCCTGGGCAAAGTG GGCCCTTTCGTGCACCTGTCTGTAATGATCGCTGCCTACCTGGGCCGTGTGCGCACCACGACCATCGGGGAGCCTGAG AACAAGAGCAAGCAAAACGAAATGCTGGTGGCAGCGGCGGCAGTGGGCGTGGCCACAGTCTTCGCAGCTCCCTTCAGCG GCGTCCTGTTCAGCATCGAGGTCATGTCTTCCCACTTCTCTGTCTGGGATTACTGGAGGGGCTTCTTTGCGGCCACCTGCGGGGCCTTCATGTTCCGGCTCCTGGCGGTCTTCAACAGCGAGCAGG AGACCATCACCTCCCTCTACAAGACCAGTTTCCGGGTGGACGTTCCCTTCGACCTGCCTGAGATCTTCTTTTTTGTGGCGCTGGG TGGCATCTGCGGCATCCTGAGCTGTGCTTACCTCTTCTGTCAGCGAACCTTCCTCAGCTTCATCAGGACCAATCGGTTCAGCTCCAAACTGCTGGCTACTAG CAAGCCTGTGTACTCCGCTCTGGCCACCTTGCTTCTCGCCTCCATCACCTACCCGCCTGGTGTGGGCCACTTCCTAGCTTCTCGG CTGTCCATGAAGCAGCATCTGGACTCGCTGTTCGACAACCACTCCTGGGCGCTGATGACCCAGAACTCCAGCCCACCCTGGCCCGAGGAGCTCGACCCCCAGCACCTTTGGTGGGAATGGTACCACCCGCAGTTCACCATCTTTGGGACCCTTGCCTTCTTCCTAGTTATGAAG TTCTGGATGCTGATTCTGGCCACCACCATCCCCATGCCTGCCGGGTACTTCATGCCCATCTTTATCCTTG GAGCTGCCATCGGGCGCCTCTTGGGAGAGGCTCTTGCTGTCGCCTTCCCTGAGGGCATTGTGGCTGGAGGGGTTACCAATCCCATCATGCCTGGGGGGTATGCTCTCGCAG GGGCTGCGGCCTTCTCAGGGGCTGTGACCCACACCATCTCCACGGCGCTGCTGGCCTTTGAGCTGACCGGCCAGATAGTGCATGCACTGCCCGTGCTGATGGCGGTGCTGGCAGCCAACGCCATTGCACAGAGCTGCCAGCCCTCCTTCTATGATGGCACCATCATTGTCAAGAAGCTGCCATACCTGCCACGGATTCTGGGCCGCAACATCGG GTGA